The following are encoded together in the Bacillus cereus group sp. RP43 genome:
- a CDS encoding glycosyltransferase: MKKNIIFMVINMNVGGTEKALLNMISEIPKDKYSITILMLEKYGGFFNSIPREVHIKYFEEYEEIKGILNEPPHIIFLNLLKEGEIIRGSRIMLLHLLTKFIKDRSLFFKYVLREYPVVEDEYDIAVAYAGPMDFISYFVINKIKAKRKFQWIHFDVTKIKFNQIFSDKLYKKFDHIFVVSNEAKYKLLSIIPSIKQKTEVCPNIISAKLIQNKAKEGKRFNDNFLGIRILTVGRLTNEKGQDLAIKVLARLINEGYKVKWYCVGEGGARKEYEKLIAEYGLERDFIMLGELTNPYGYMKTCDIYVQPSRYEGFCITLAEAKCLHKAIVTTNFTGAKEQIKNRETGMIVNICEDDIYEGVKSLIDNRSLCEVFSGNLANENFDKKLELKRIYEFF, from the coding sequence ATGAAAAAAAATATTATCTTTATGGTCATTAATATGAATGTTGGGGGAACCGAAAAGGCATTACTTAATATGATATCTGAAATTCCAAAAGATAAGTATAGTATAACTATTTTAATGCTAGAGAAATACGGTGGTTTTTTTAATTCTATTCCTAGAGAAGTTCACATTAAATATTTTGAAGAGTACGAAGAGATAAAAGGTATATTAAATGAGCCGCCTCACATAATTTTTTTAAATTTGCTAAAAGAAGGGGAAATAATAAGAGGTTCCAGAATAATGCTTCTACATCTTTTAACGAAGTTTATAAAAGATAGAAGCCTTTTTTTTAAATATGTACTTAGAGAGTATCCTGTAGTGGAAGATGAATATGATATTGCAGTAGCTTATGCTGGTCCAATGGATTTCATAAGTTATTTTGTTATTAATAAAATAAAAGCAAAAAGGAAATTTCAATGGATTCATTTTGATGTAACAAAAATCAAATTTAATCAAATATTTTCAGATAAGCTATACAAAAAATTTGATCATATATTTGTTGTATCTAATGAAGCAAAATATAAGTTACTTAGTATCATTCCTTCTATAAAACAGAAAACAGAGGTATGTCCTAATATAATTTCTGCAAAATTAATACAGAATAAAGCAAAAGAAGGAAAGAGATTTAACGATAATTTTTTGGGAATAAGAATATTAACAGTTGGTAGATTAACAAATGAAAAAGGGCAAGATCTTGCTATTAAAGTACTGGCAAGATTAATCAATGAGGGATATAAAGTTAAATGGTATTGTGTGGGGGAAGGTGGGGCTAGAAAGGAATACGAAAAATTAATAGCAGAATATGGTTTAGAAAGAGATTTTATTATGTTGGGAGAGTTAACAAATCCATATGGCTATATGAAAACTTGTGATATATATGTGCAACCATCCAGATATGAAGGGTTTTGTATAACGCTTGCTGAAGCAAAGTGTTTACACAAAGCAATTGTAACCACAAATTTTACTGGGGCAAAAGAACAAATTAAGAATAGGGAAACAGGAATGATTGTAAATATTTGTGAAGATGATATTTATGAAGGTGTAAAAAGTTTAATAGATAATCGCAGTCTATGTGAAGTTTTTTCTGGGAATTTGGCAAATGAAAATTTTGATAAAAAATTAGAATTGAAAAGAATTTATGAATTTTTTTAA